One Hydrogenophaga crassostreae genomic region harbors:
- a CDS encoding Na+/H+ antiporter subunit C: MEFLLATGIGCVTACGIYLMLRGRTFPVVLGLSLFGYAVNVFIFVMGRLWSNAQPILVGEGPIADPLPQALVLTAIVIGFATTGFVIELALRNRHESGSDHVDGHEPGHAPGYVPSTANTEPEERI; encoded by the coding sequence ATGGAATTTTTGCTGGCCACAGGCATCGGATGTGTCACCGCCTGTGGCATCTATTTGATGTTGCGGGGTCGTACCTTTCCCGTGGTGCTTGGCCTGTCGTTGTTTGGTTATGCGGTGAACGTGTTCATTTTTGTGATGGGCCGCTTGTGGTCCAACGCACAGCCCATTCTGGTGGGTGAGGGGCCGATTGCCGATCCCTTGCCTCAGGCGTTGGTGCTGACCGCCATCGTGATCGGATTCGCAACCACCGGTTTCGTGATCGAGCTGGCCTTGCGCAACCGACATGAAAGCGGGAGTGACCATGTGGATGGTCATGAGCCGGGGCATGCGCCCGGTTATGTGCCGTCCACTGCCAATACAGAACCTGAGGAGCGCATTTGA